One region of Eupeodes corollae chromosome 1, idEupCoro1.1, whole genome shotgun sequence genomic DNA includes:
- the LOC129941793 gene encoding protein tailless, with protein MDLFGRSNDFTEQNNNSLRLGTLNSNRILYHLPCKVCRDYSSGKHYGIYACDGCAGFFKRSIRRNRQYACKSQKHGTCVVDKEHRNQCRSCRLKKCFDVGMNKDAVQHERGPRNSTLRRHLELFESTMKLDIQNFPQSFHMNSSALEVFQIHPSVFLPPNALDLSLPRVVRQSFNDSTRLTSPFYVPTIPPLMGAIKETAAELLFNNFNWIQNVGPFKQLPTSDQLKLLEDSWKDLFIIGMSQYSITLNTVQIFLTLKSETQDTDVMRVVSNEMQIFQDLLNEFNLLKLDKNEYECLREIVLFRKPSKCLTSRSLIETVRILQLYEEAKNTLFTYIRSVSATPLIKFENIVKIVSTLENISRLTIKKVFFSANHKRHTH; from the exons ATGGATTTGTTTGGTAGATCAAATGATTTTACtgaacaaaataacaattcacTCCGTTTAGGGACATTAAACTCAA ATCGTATTTTGTACCATTTACCATGCAAGGTTTGTCGGGATTATAGCTCTGGAAAACATTACGGAATATATGCATGCGATGGATGTGCCGGATTTTTTAAACGTTCTATCCGACGGAATCGTCAATATGCTTGCAAATCACAAAAACATGGAACATGTGTAGTTGATAAGGAGCATCGTAATCAGTGTCGATCTTGCCGTTTAAAGAAGTGTTTTGATGTTGGCATGAATAAGGATGCGGTACAACATGAAAGAGGGCCACGAAATTCTACCTTAAGACGCCATTTGGAGCTTTTTGAAAGCACAATGAAACTTGATATACAAAACTTTCCCCAAAGTTTTCATATGAACTCATCAGCTCTAGAAGTATTTCAGATTCATCCTTCTGTCTTTCTTCCACCAAATGCTTTAGATCTGTCACTTCCGCGAGTTGTTCGTCAATCTTTTAATGATAGTACAAGGCTTACCAGTCCTTTTTATGTTCCAACAATACCACCACTTATGGGAGCTATCAAAGAAACTGCTGCAGAGCTGTTGTTTAACAACTTCAACTGGATACAAAATGTAGGACCGTTTAAACAACTTCCCACGTCAGATCAACTGAAACTACTTGAAGACTCATGGAAAGATCTTTTTATCATTGGAATGTCTCAATATTCAATCACATTAAATACAGTGCAAATATTTCTTACTTTAAAATCAGAAACCCAAGATACAGATGTAATGCGAGTTGtttcaaatgaaatgcaaatttttcaaGATCTTCTTAATGAGTTTAATCTTTTGAAACTCGATAAAAATGAATACGAGTGTTTGCGTGAAATAGTTCTATTCAGAAAACCATCCAAGTGCTTAACATCCCGTTCGTTAATTGAAACTGTTAGAATATTACAGCTTTACGAAGAAGCTAAAAATACTCTTTTTACATATATAAGAAGCGTTAGTGCAACGCCTTtgataaagtttgaaaatattgtgaAGATTGTATCAACACTGGAAAATATATCAagattaacaattaaaaaagtatttttttcggCAAACCATAAGAGACATACTCATTGA